GCACGAGTGCGACCCCAGGCACCAGTAGACGTCACGGCGTCGAGCCCAGCACACACATCTCCAGCTCGTGGAGCCCAAACCCACAAGGTGAAGCGCTCCAAAGCCCAAACCCTCACACCCCCCTCTCTGCTGGCATCCCGGCACAGCACCGACGGCCGCCAGCTCCAGTGCAGATGCACACTGCTGCGATTAAAATGCATCCTAGATAAGAGCGTGGCAATTAGCCAGCGCCGACGGAGGAGCCAGCACTAATGCACAGCATGGATTTCCTCATTACCAAACACAAACACAATCGATCCCGCAGCACAGATAAATAGGTCAGGGGGCTGGACCATTGCCTGGCCGAAGGCTCCCGGGCGAGCACCTGGCTCTCGCCCTGCCCTGAGGAAGGAGGGATCTGCTTGAGCCCCCACAACTGCAGTTCAGGGGTGGAGGGGGTCAATGTGCACCGGAGGCCGCGATGAGTTAGAGGGGGATAGAGGCAAGGAGAGAGGGGCACCGGACAGGCTGCCAGGGTGGCTCTGTCCACctctccacccagcctggctcCCTGCTGAAGAGGAACGGTCCCTGCAAGTGCACGAGCGCTCCCCGAGCCAGGGAAACGCAGAGGCCAGCACTACGACCCCAACAGATGAAGGAATCCCAAAGAGCCACCTCCCCCTCTTTGCAAAACACAACGCAGCGTCGGTCGCTTTACACCTGCTATTCATCCTTTATGACTGCTCCCATCACTCACCTGCAAAGGCTTTGGAGATCCGCTCCTTCTTCCACTCCCAGGGCTGGTCGTATTCCTCTGGCGGCCGCTCGTCGTCCTCGGGCAGCCGGGACTCCCTGGGCCTGGGGCACACCAGGTGGTCGCCATCCAcgtccagccctcccagcacggGCTCGTAGGGAGTGTCGTAGAGGTGCAgcggccgggcgggagcctcCCGTAAGCCCTTCTGGCGGATCTCtagcaggagaagagggaaaagaccGTGAGCTTTTTGCCCAACGCAGCCCAGCCACGgtccccaaagccctgctcgaTGAAAAGGCTCAATTTCACCCAAGGGTGACGTGGGGTagggagaagcagggatggaGGAGACCCCTTAAACCTCCAGCAAGCACCTGCCAGAAgtcagggagctgctgggcagccgGGCCCTGGGCAGCTCCCAGCACCAGGACGCCTTCTCTTCCCACGGTTCAACACCCCCGGCCTCGGGTAGCCCTGCAAAATGGGGTCCATGGAGCACCAGGACGCCTTCTCTTCCCACGGTTCAACACCCCCGGCCTCGGGTAGCCCTGCAAAATGGGGTCCATGGAGACAGAGCATCCCAGAGCCTGATTCCCGAGGGGCAGCAAGACTGAGTTTCTTCCCTGGATGCCCAGCATGGCTGGTTTAACAAAATGCCCTTCCCTCCAGCAAAACAAAAGTCTCTCCTGCAAACCCAAGCAGCCTCTTCACCACTTTCTAGTATTTCCAAGAAATGCAACGGCCTCCTCCAAAAAATCGTGTGAGCTTTCCAGAAACCACTCGCTCCAGGAAAACCCCAGGACTGCGAAGCAGAGCCAGAGCCTGGAACGCGCAAGCCGGCATGGCGACCCCGCGTGCACCGCGGCAGTGAGAGCGATGCCTTCGGGAGGCATCCcagccatcctcctcctgcctcccagccatCAGCAAGCCCACCAGGGACCCCGCTGCTGCGGCAGACAATGGCACACTCTGGCCCGGCCCTAACCGAATTAAATAGCTCCCACATCCATCTTAGTTTTATGCCAGACGCACGGAATGTCAGGTCTCTTCTGGCTCAGCCTGGCGGGCAGGCACCATGGTCCCAGGGGACAGATGGCACCACAGGCAGAAATATCAAGGTGCCTTTACTGCTCGGGTGGCCTTGGCGAGTGCTGTGGCTACCACCAGCCCATCACAGACGGCGAAAGCCATGAAAATTTGCCTGCAAAGTGGCTGTGCACCACTACAGCCACTGCCCGGGTTTGCCTCGTCTGGAGGACCCGGTGCTATCACGGGATGCAAGGAACAGAGCTCAGCAGCCACCAGATTCACACAGCAGGGACCCGAGGCACAAAGAGCGGCCTTTGCACGGAGCCTTCCGCCTTACCAGCCATCATCTTCTGGGCTTCATACGGTTCCATGTATCCATCGTTCTCCGTCAccttctccagccctgcctggctaCCAGCCACCTGCGCCGCATCGAAGGGATCTGCATAGTCCTCCAGGACAGCcagctggaagagaggaagggTAGGAGAAGGGTTAGCGTACTCCCTGCCTTTCTTGGGGGCATCAGGGACCAGCTGAAGCCCCTTGAAGCCTCACCAGGAGCTCTGCTAGTAGCAGGCGGGACCCCAGACCCACACCATGGCAGCCCCGCAGAGCAGGTGCTGGCAGCCAGAGGCTTCCCAGGCACCGGCGCTCGGCCGTGGAAATGCTCCAGCCTTTGTCCCGAAAGCTGGGACGGAGCCAGGCAGAGCAGAAGGCGGCCTGGCCTCCTCCCTTACCACGGGCTCAGTGCTGCCAGTGCCCACACGGACACCCCGGCAAGGCCCCCACCATGGCGTGGGGCTGACTGCAGAGCTGTCCCCTCCATGgcatggaatcacagaacggtggggtcggaagggacctctggagatcatccagtccaatcccctgccagagcagggtcacctacaacAGGTTACACaagaacgcatccaggcgggtttggaatgtctccagagacggagactccaccacctctctgggcagcctgtgccagcgctctgacaccctcagaggaaagaagttcctctcATGTTTAggcggaacttcctatgctcaagtttgtgcccattacctcttgtcctgttgctgggcaccactgagaagatcctggccccatcctcctgacaccccccctttaagtatttataagtgttgataagatcccccctcagtcatcttttttccagattgaaaagacccaagttcctcagcctttcttcatacaagaggtgttctagtcccctcatcatcttggtggccctttgcagtcccctctccagcagttccctgtccttcttgaaccggggagcccagaactagacccagtgctccagctctggcctccccagggcagagcagagggtaggatgacctccctccacctgctggccacactcttcttgatgccccccaggatgccgttgCCCTTCTTGGCcgccagggcccattgctggctcatggtcatcctgttgtccaccaggactcccaggtctctttccacggagctgctctccagcaggtcagccccaatctgtcctggtgcatggggttattcctccccaggcgcagcaccctacacttgcccttgttgaattccataaggtttctctccgcccaactctccagcctgatGCTCTCCCTGAAGGCAGCCACATTTCCGAGGCGGAGAAGGGGCGCAGATCCCAGCAGAGGGGTGTCAGCTGGCACTGCCAGGACTGGGAACTCACTGGTTATTTTCCAGGGCTCCTGCAGGCTTGTTTGAAGACATTTCTTAACAAAAGGGCTAAAACCAGATTATGGCTTACCCTCTGCTCCTCCCAggcccctgcagcatccccatcCACATCCCAGGTAACACAAGACGGGGCTCCTCCATGCCATCGGGAGTCACCgggaagcaggagcaggagcctCCCAAATGCTGAGTGTCAGGGATGGCTCAAAAAGCCCAAGGTTTGCCCTTACCAGCAAAAAGGAGGCAATCTTGCAGTAGGATATGGGGCATGTCCCAGAGCCTGGTTCCCTCCAGTGCTGGAGTCACACGCCTGCTCCAGCGCCTCAGCGGCTTCCCAGAGCACCCCATCGCACGGTGCCGCAGCCCCCGCCAAGCCCGGAGCTGTACATCTCACCTCTGGCCTGAAATCTGCTCCCAAAATGGGGCCAGGCGACATTTCCAGCAGGGTCCTGGTGCACCCAAGCACCTTTGCCAGGGTCTGCTCACCCACCGGGCTGCCAACCGCAGGCTGGACCATCCGGAGAGATGGGTTTTGCCAGCACAATGCTGGCTGCGCAGAGCTCCTATTGCAAGGACCAAAGGGCCCGGGAACGGTGCAGCAGCTGCCTAAACCCGCCCGGTGCCAGCTCAGTCCTCCCCGCCACGCTGTCCCTGCTCCTGGCCAGCTGTGGGGACCAGGGCCGCTCACGCATTCCTCCCCGGCTCCCCTAATCGGCTCAAAACAAAAcactcctccctccttcctgtgCAAAACGGCCCGACAATAGCCTTGAGCAGCAAAACCCAGCAGGAAAAGGGAACAGGAACTGGAGCTGTAAACACCTCTGTGCGGCCCCGAGCCTTCGCACCCCTCCGAGCACCGGGAGGAACACGGTTCCCCGTGGCCCAGCTCTCCACCTTCTCCAAAaacaccccagctctgggctccctgatGCAGTGGGGAGCCAGGGCAGGTCTCCAGTAACagtctccccccccgccccgtcgtGGGGTGCAAGCAAGTGGCAGAGCATCACCCCCAGGGCAAACCCCATGAGCTGCGGGGCTCGCACCCACCCCGGCTGAGGGCAAGGGGGGGTTCAAACGCAGGAGCAAGCCGATGCTCTCCTGGTTCGGCAAGGCAGTGGCAGGACAGATGGCTGCTCGGGGTACCAGCCTCCGACGGACGAGAGGGAGAGAGCAGAACCTCCCGCTGGCTCCGCAGGCAGGGCCCGGTGCCAGCAAGCCGGGACTGGGCTGGAGGAACAGCCAGTTTTGCAGCAGGAAGACGGGAAATCTGCTCTCACATCCATCATCTGAGGGACACACAGCATCGCTCAGCCCCCGCCAGGCACCGAGTTGCAACACTGAGCCCAGGGGGCTGCAGTCCCTCGCTCGCCACCACGGGGGGGCGAAACCCCCCAGGGAAATCTAAGTCACCGGTGTCCCTGGCAGCTGCTCAGTCCCTGGGACCTGACCCAATGCCTGCAGGGCGGGAAGATGAGCAGCAGAAACGGGAAATCCACTGCGGggagtgaatcacagaatcatagaatgattcgggttggaagggactttaaagatcacctagtttcaaccccctgccctgggcagggacacctcccaccacaccacgttgctccaagccccgtccaacctgcccttgaacacctccagggatggggcagccacagcttctctggacaacctggcccaggggctcactgccctcacagcaaacaatttcttcctcacatctcatctaatcacatcaaatctcccctctttcagtttaaaatggttcCCCCtagtcccatggctcccctccctgatccagagtccatccccagcttccctggagcccctttagggactggaaggtcttcccggagccttctcttctccaggctgaacccccccagctctctcagcctgtcccctcTGGATTCCAAACAGCCTTTTCCTCCCCAAGGGGGCTCCCCCTGTGGCAGTGGGTGCTCCCCACTTACTGCCGACGAAACACTGCGGGCAAATGGGTGCCCACCGCCCCCAGGAGCCAGACAGGAGACCCTGCGGGCTGTACCCACACCTTGGAAAGCTGCAAAAAGGCTTTTGCTCAGTGGCAAGGACTTCTGCAGAGCAGGGCCCCACGCCGGCAACAGCTCATCTGCACCCGCGCTAGTGCCAAGggaggcaggagcgggcaggcagGTGTCCCGGCGGGCTCGACAGGCAGCGCTGTGCCCAATGCTCTCACGGCCCCAGGCGTGCTGCGCGGCTGCGAAACACGCTCTGCTGACCCCCCCAGAAAGGGCTTGCCTGCTGGTTTCTCCCAAGTCCAACCTGCCCGCGTTCCAGCCTGCAACAATCCCCTTTTCCTAGATGCATTTCGCCAGACGGACGTAGGCCCGGCTTGCTGTTGGCACCCGTCCTGGaccctccctctcccaccccgtAAGCACAGAGCAGCTTCAGACAGGACAGGGACAAGCACAGCAGCCCGGTGGCCGACAGGCTTCTGTGCATGCTGTGGTCGCACTTCCCAACTGGAGGAAAGCCCCCTCCTCCATATTTTCTCGGTGCTTGGTTCCAGCTTCCCAGAGAGGGACACACGAGTTCCAGCAAGCTCATGGAGTGGCCCCCACTCCAGCGCCTCCAGGTCTAGAAAGAAGAGGATGGTGGAAAATCCAAACACGACTCTGCTGAGACCCCTAAAACTGGGTATTTTGCTTGCTggaggcagggggtgggggtaGGGGGGGCGCAGAGGCACGCAGCAGCAATTAGACTGGCTCTATGCAGGCAAGACGTGGTTTGCTGGGCTGAGCTCGGATCCAGAGCAAACGGCTCAGATGAGGGGCTCAAGTCCCCGAGCTCCCcaggtttgggtgggttttgtcaCACTGGCTTTACTCCCCCACGATCTCATGGATGCCTCTTCGTAGGAGCGAAGTCTCCCCGTCACTGGAAGCTGAGAACATAAACCcattcatttgttttaaatggtCAGATATTACCAGTGGAGAGCCACAGAAAAGCTGGGAAGGCGACTCCTGTCTCCAGGAGCACTGAAACCTCAGGATGCACAACCAAGCAAGCGAGGACGGTACCCGAGCCCTCAGCCCCGGGGATGGCAGCTCCAGCATGCCAGGAGCGGGGCAGGGCTCTTAGAGAGCAAGCAGCGGGGACCATGCAACGACTGGCTGCATCCTGACGCCCTTGGCACGTGGGGCCGAATTAAGGTTGCCCGGGAAACTGCATCTCTGACATTTCCTCATCCGAGCGCCGGACTTTACGGACAGCGCAGGGCTCCCTGCGGCAGCCCACGGGGCACGCAGCCGCTCCCCCAGCGCAGGAGGGGGGCCACCGTCGCGGGCAGGGCAGCTCTCAGGGGTGCCCCAGACACCAAACCACCCCGGTTTGGTCAAAAGCCAGGCATTTCCATGCTTCGCTCACCTCCCATGTCCCCGAGGGAGCTGCTCACCACCCGGCCGATCCCAGTGCCCTGCGCCGCTCAGATGCTGAGGCATCGCCTGCCCATACACAGCACGGGCTTTGCGAGATTTGAAATAATTGGGGTGCAAAGCGCACGCCTGACGCGCGAAGGCACCGTCCCAGGACAGCTCGCGGTGCAGAGCAGTCGGGCACCACCTGGACACACGTCCTCTTTGGGCACACGAGTGTTTGCCACGTGTTTACCTGCCGTGGCAATGCACACCCAGATCCCTGCTGCAGTGCCGAGGCTGCTCGCGCTCTACTATTTATGCCAAccgtaagaaaaaaagaaaaccaaaagaaaattacGGTGAAGGGCCAGATCATCACTGGGTCCTCACAGTAAAACGGCTTTTATGCTGTCCCCCAGGAAAGGCCACAGATGGCAGCTCTCCAACAGAGATCACAGTTCAGACACCGAGATCCAagggcagagatggagctcttcaCCCCATCTTGCCTACAAACGTCCTACCTGCCACCACCTTTTGCTGCAACAAAACGCTCTAGTCTATAGAGAGGTCCCCAGAAGACACCTGGGAAGATCCTTCAAACAAGTTTCTTGCCCTGGAGGTAAAGCATGTTTGAGGTCCCCCCAGCAGATTGCTGAGTCTCACGCTGGAGCTGCTCTGAGTTATAACCAAACTCAGTCCCTCCTCTCCGTCAGGTGCAAAATCCCCCCAGTTTTACACATCTCACAGCTTAGCTTTTGGTGGATGCCGACgccaaaaccaaaagcaactgGAGAGCTGGCCTTCCAAGAGGGGTCCGCTCGGCAGCCCTGGGCGGGGGCGGCTGGgccggcggggggagcccggggctgtgcgggtggcaggggaggagggagcgcgGGCAGACACGCGGCAGGGCACAGGGTGACTCACGGCAGGGAGGCTCTGGCAGGAAAGACACACGCCCAGGAGCTTCCTGGCCAGCCGATCCCACAGCCCGCAGCGCTGACCCTGCGCTCCCAGCAAAGCCGCCAGCAACCTGTCCCGGCGGGCATGAGGCAAAGATGTCCCCAGGCGCATCTCCAACCCTGTCCCCAAGCACGCCATGCCCTGGGCGCATCTGTCCCCACGCAGGGAGGTCCCTCACCGCTTCGCTCCCCACCACATGCTGGTGGCATGGCTCCTAGCACCTAACCCAGACATCTCCAGGGTACCCACCTCGCTCAGGTGAGCCGAAGAGGGCTAGTCTGTTGTCCGCTGCCCAGAGCAAGCAAAAGGGAGCAGGACCTACGCTGGTCCCCGCCACGTCCAGCAAGCATTCGTAACGGAGCAGGAGCTGCCACAGAGCTCACCCTAAGCACGTCCCAAGATGCTGTGGATCCCGTGCAAGGCACAGAGACGCAACAACTCACTTGACGACGGCAAAGAATCGCGCAGCACCCCTGTGTGGCCCAGGCAAGAGGGATGCCGTTGCCAAGATGTTCCTGCCCCGTCTTCGATTCTCCAGAAGGGGCAGGACAGCCACAGCGGGCACAGGGCTCCCAGGGCAGGCGGTGGGTCCCCCAGCCTCAACGCAGTACCCATACCACAAAGCGCACAGCCTCGGCCAAACCACATGACCAGGAACTGGTGGCTGCTCCTTCCACTTCTGCCCACTCTCGTCATTCCCACTCGGAAGGGCTACACGTTTTATTAGAGTGTTTTTCCTCTGTCAATCGTTAGCAAAaagcctctctgctccagcagccctgcctgtACCTAAAACTGTACTTCTCCCTTCATCTTCAGCATCACCACAACTCGAGGCCCCACACCCATGGGCTTTCTGGAGCCTCAGCCCCCGCAGCAGGTAGGGAACAGTGCCCACCGACTCTTCCTCAAGCGTGGGAGCACTGAACCCCCTGCCACAACCATCATCTTGCTTGAAAGAGCTCAGCAGAggctccagcctggccctggcttGCCGTCCCTGCTCCAGGACACCTTGACATTGTCTCCAAGACCGGGAGTCACGAGCAGAAGCAAAGCCCTGGCAGGCACCTCCATCCTCCTGGACCACCTCCAGAGAGAGCCACTGTGACCTTGCAGCACCCAGGGAACCCTCCCACCACTCAGCCCAACGTCAGGGCCAGCAGATGGGAGCTGCAAAGGGCACTCAAGCCCAACAGAGATGCTCCACACAGTGGATGCTCCCCGGCTCCTCCAGGGAAACTGTTTTAATGGACAGTTGCATGCATCATCAAATACTCCCACCTTATCTCCAGCTTCACCCAGCCTCCGGAGCTCTGCCCGTGTCCATCACGTACCGGAGCCCTGAGGAATTAGAGACCTCCTCCCCACAGAGGCACGCAGTAGATAATCTAATCACCATCTATCTTGGATAAGATGAAGGGTCTTCTTCAGCCTAGTGCTCTTAGCAGGGTTTCCCCAAAGGTATCCCAGCTTTTGCCTTTGCTCTAAACATGCCGGCTTCTCCCCAGCCCTCGGATGCCCGCACAGCCCCGGCTGTACCTGTTGGCTTTCCGCAGTTCCTGCTCAGCCCTTTGCACATCACAAGCCCAAGTCCTTCCTACAATCACCACCTGCTCCTGGTCCCTCCGATCCCACACTGAGCGTTCCGGAGGAGAAACCATCCAGCCTGCTTCAGCAAACCGCATCACCGCAATGGCACCTCCGGTCCCTGCTGCcagtgccctcctcctcctcctctgctgcccgcAGTGGCCAGTTTACAGGATCCCGGCTCAAAACGGGGTTTCTGCCGGGCCCCTCTGGAAACCTCCTGGCAGCGATTAGTCAGTGCGAGCAACTTCCCAGGACCCACCAGCGACAAGTCTTTCATTCTGCTTAAAATCCTCCCGAGCGGGTTTTGCCCGGCGCTCGTTTCCTCATGCCGCCTGGCGACGCCAGGACCAGGGATGGGATCATCGTATCCACCGTTCCCCTCCGCCAGCCAGATCTGCAGCCCCGTCGAGTTCACCTGACAAGCCCCGGCTTGCAGGCGGCAGCGCTGGCGGGCACTAATTACCCCTCCTGCCTTTATTTGCGCAGTCCCCGCATCAGCCTCTCTGCCAAGAGGCCCGACACCGACGGCCGCAGCCCCGGTGGGTTTATTCCTCTACCAGGTCCCAGTGCCGCCCGGAGCATGTCTCCCCACAGGGAGCTtctccccggctcctgctcctGATGTTTCTCGCCTCCTCGGTGGCACAGGCAGTGCCGGGCTCCGCTCTCAGCCCCCGAGAAGGCAGCTGGGAGGCATCAGACAAAGAGGCGCTGAGGCTCCCTGACAAAGCAGCTCGGCGGCTCGGGGGGGGCCCATGGGCCACCGCTGGCACTGGCAGGCCCTGGCAAGTGGGCAAGGGGGGCTCTGTGCCACCCAGCACGGGCTGGAAGGAGGCCCAGGGCCTCCTAGCCTCGGAGCTGGTCCCGTGCCGCACAGGGCCTGGTGAAGGCTGGAAGGTCTTCACCTCCGTGGAGCACCGAGCACTTGGCTACAAAGAAATGgcaagcggggagggggggaaggtggCCGGCAGGTCCCACGCTCTTGCACCTGGGAGAGTGACGCTTCCTGCTGGGGACTGTACCTGGCTGGTTGTACCTGGCTGGTTGTACCTGGCTGCTGGCGGAGGAGCCGGGGCCGCCCTCGCAGCTGCTGCCGGGGGACGCCAAGCGGGACCCCGCACCGAGCCGGCCCCTGGCTCCCGCAGCGGACCCTCGACCCccggcctccccctgccccgcgcgTCCCGGCCCGGCTCCCGATGGCCCGGCGGGGCCACCCGGCGCGCCtccccccccgcggcggggctccccggggacaCTCACCTCCTGCGGCGGCTCGTCGGGCGGCTCGGGGCCGGCCGGGGGCGAGCTGGGGGCGGCGGGTgtcagcggcggcggcggcggcggcgggggactGGCGGGCACCTTCTCCACCGCCTCCACCTTGATGAGCCGGTGCTTGGGCGAGACGTAGCGGGGCCCgtcgggggcggcgggcggcggcggcgccccgctGTAGGGGTCCTCGAAGTCGCGCTCCTTCTGCAGCCGGTAGGCCGCCACGATGTCGGGCTGGGCGGCGGCCAGCGGCTCGGCGGCGcccccgggcggcgggggcggctgcggcggcggcccggcgcgGTAGTCGGGCTTGGGCGGTGCGGGGGGAGCGGGCTTGGCGCTGCGGAAGCCCAGGTGCTCGCGGAGCCAGCGGGCCATGCTGCCCACGCACTGcggggccccgccggccccggccccggccccggcccccgcaccgccgccgccgcgctccgaGCCGGCCGCCGCTCCGCTCAGCAGCATCGGCGCCGGCGGActgagcgcggcggcggagcccgggccggggggggagcgggggaggcggccgggggaggcggccAGTGCCACCTGCCGGAGCCGCCGCGCCGCCTGCTCCGAGCGGGGcttccccccccgcaccccactTCCCCGGACTCGCTccccccggcacggcacggcacggcacggcccctCCGCCGCCCGGCACGGCGCGGCCCGGCACGGCCCGCCTCCCCCggggcccgccccgccgcccggcccccgccttCCGCCGCGCCCGGCCTgcgggccgcccccccccggcgctCCGCTCCCTCCCAGCGGCCCC
The sequence above is drawn from the Rissa tridactyla isolate bRisTri1 chromosome 9, bRisTri1.patW.cur.20221130, whole genome shotgun sequence genome and encodes:
- the SHF gene encoding SH2 domain-containing adapter protein F isoform X2, whose protein sequence is MARWLREHLGFRSAKPAPPAPPKPDYRAGPPPQPPPPPGGAAEPLAAAQPDIVAAYRLQKERDFEDPYSGAPPPPAAPDGPRYVSPKHRLIKVEAVEKVPASPPPPPPPPLTPAAPSSPPAGPEPPDEPPQELAVLEDYADPFDAAQVAGSQAGLEKVTENDGYMEPYEAQKMMAEIRQKGLREAPARPLHLYDTPYEPVLGGLDVDGDHLVCPRPRESRLPEDDERPPEEYDQPWEWKKERISKAFAGPSEGLGYGRTSPCREEKARAALRHGSSSLKSTKTLMAEPGPFLGERIDPALPLESQCWYHGAISRTDAETLLRLCKEASYLVRNSETSKNDFSLSLKSSQGFMHMKLSRTQENKYVLGQHSPPFDSVPEIIHHYASRKLPIKGAEHMSLLYPVAIRTL
- the SHF gene encoding SH2 domain-containing adapter protein F isoform X1; the encoded protein is MARWLREHLGFRSAKPAPPAPPKPDYRAGPPPQPPPPPGGAAEPLAAAQPDIVAAYRLQKERDFEDPYSGAPPPPAAPDGPRYVSPKHRLIKVEAVEKVPASPPPPPPPPLTPAAPSSPPAGPEPPDEPPQELAVLEDYADPFDAAQVAGSQAGLEKVTENDGYMEPYEAQKMMAEIRQKGLREAPARPLHLYDTPYEPVLGGLDVDGDHLVCPRPRESRLPEDDERPPEEYDQPWEWKKERISKAFAVEIKVIKDLPWPPPVGQLDSRESPPDSEAGASVPPQHGQPSYEDANGPSEGLGYGRTSPCREEKARAALRHGSSSLKSTKTLMAEPGPFLGERIDPALPLESQCWYHGAISRTDAETLLRLCKEASYLVRNSETSKNDFSLSLKSSQGFMHMKLSRTQENKYVLGQHSPPFDSVPEIIHHYASRKLPIKGAEHMSLLYPVAIRTL